CACATGGTCACACATGGTGTAACAAGCTTAAATGCAGACAGATTTGCTGTGAGTAATTTACCGCGATACGAGGACAAAAGTTCCTTAAAAATAAAGTCAGTTTCCAGTAATTAGGGAGGGACTATAAAATTATCCTCCAGTTCCTCAGTCTCAGGCACAGAGTACATTTTTATATAGGGTCTGGTCTCAGGCACGTCTCGCCAAGCTCAAATTCAGCCTTAGTTAGCCATCGACGCGTCGGTGTGAGCAGACGTTTGCTGCTTGCCACTGTCATATAATTAAAGTTAAGTGAATGTAAATAAACTTATCCGTGTAAATAATTCAACTGTTTGGAAGTAGACTGATTAGGTAAATAAAGGGTTTTCTGATATTTCTTCTGTATTCCAATTATCAAAAGTAAACAGGTTGgtacattataaaaataagttataatTAATGTGTATCGATAATTGCGGTTctcgaaaaaaatacattgtagTTACCCgtaaaatattagtaggtaggtaagtaagtactcTAAAACTAACCGTTTGCACGTTTGGTAAGATAactcttcttttgtttttattatagttttactgatatttattaaaatatgaagAGTACCTACATGGCCTCAATTACCTTGTCCGCTAGGCTACAAACAACATGACACAGTAACGGCGTTTCACATCACACAATGCATCTGATTGCCGAATTGCATAACGTCATTTGTATACGTTCTAGGTCAAAACgaacatgtatttatttattgctaacCAGGTGACCACAATTTTGCCTATGCAATTAGCTGACGTCTGAGTTCTAGAAAACCTGATGATTATTATTGGTAAGAAGATAAGTGAGCAAATTGAATGCCCCTGTAAATGTTGTTCAACAGATAGGTTAAATTTGCCGCCGCACACGACCATCCACTGTAATGTAATGATTACAGGACCCGCACCCCGCACCGGTCAAGTGCCGAaccttttacttttattaaataaatttgctaACAAAGGTAACTTTGTTGCTATGCATAGAGAAATCTGTTCAAGGGTAATTTTGTTCTcagtaaaatagtagattgttcaacaagggactaaaaccaTGCAGCAATAATttcacgagatgtttagccattATGGtggtttagtctcgcgttaaacctacttttcactttgaatgcgaggaaaaacaatgttctgttcaatattactttttaataatactcggtattgaggacctgggttcgattcccagtgatggtcttatttttctggtttttctgtgcatctatatttcagtttgtattttcaatttagttaaaAGTAATCATATCACAAGAtacaatatgataggaaacaaaattaataaaaactacataaatatacctaactataaaaagaaaacaccatctaagaggccctcctgcggcatagaccccaacacactggcggcattacctctctgtacagtcagagaaattcgctgggagaggtaagcgccagctctggggtctcctgaggtctctatcagccgggacgacaaggcccccatgaaggccctcatgtcagccgaccaggaacccattgtctccactgcgagcgccgcaaactcatagtcctttaaaagagaagagtatttgcggcgcttgagaacttgggcctggtcagctgCAGCCCCGGCTTGTGAGCGGGTTGCCTGAATGTGGGACTGCGCGAAAGTATCGACACACGTTGCGTCCCACACCAGAGCCCTACCCAGCTTCCATGGCACCACAGTAGCCCTGTCGGGGCGCTTACCATCGTCTCTCGCCATGCCAACGGGTTCAAGGATTGCGGGCACAGAGACGGTGGCAAGCGAGCGGCGGACCAGGTCATTGATGGTGCCATGGCGGAATAAGCGACCAGCGCTTTTGGGGCATGAGAGGCCGTGACGTCCCAGCTCATCTACGTCCTTACCACAGGTACAAGTGTGGGAGATACAAATTCTGCAACCAAGCTTTAAGgatattgctatatattatatatatttttttttatcctcaAGGTGCTTGGATCCAGAACCGTACCTAACTGACGGGAAGGGAGGGCGTTGAGCCAATGGCCTGACTCCGGGGCTGATACCGCCAGGAGACGGGCACGTTCAGGGTCGTCCGGGCTATTTTTCAACAGAGAAGCATGGGTTGCTTTTAGCCGAGGGGAGTCCCAATCTTTCTGAATATGATatgattatatattattataaatattctgtgaTATGATTACTTGTAATAGCAGAGTCACtcgcgttgcccctagcaactgacggccgtcatcttggcagtctagcaaccaaaaaccgctgaataaaacacgtttcttgtatgacgaccccctttaatttttaactttaggtaccatagacgtaaagtaggggtcatttttttttctcatccaaccttgtagtgtcgTTGGATTCAGtaatgtgtttgcaaaatattcaacattaaagtgtaaattttaattaaaatcgagctccaccccccctctaaaatgtaaaattcaggatggtagtaagtaagtatatcaaacttacaaggaaaacaaggaacaaacttacaaggagggaagttttcttaagaattattagacATTACATCGCACCGGTAACGCAGCTACCGGCGGCACCGCAGCGGCCGGCCGGCCACATCGCAACCACGCGCCTGCGCTCTCCCCCCTTCATTTATTCCGACGTCTTCGTCTTACTAATAAAAGCCAACAAGGATAGCAATGTTTCCTGTTCGAATTCCATGAGTACGCTCAGTCACGTCAAGGTGTgtttcagtggcgtagctacgaaggggctagacggggcagtgccccggggccctcgaaattctgctttatagctgatgataaagttgcttagcatttttaaagtaggtatttgtatatataatgattttacttcaaaaaaccttaccagttttgatagtaggttacctagctacgccactggtgtAAGCCGGAGTATAACTGCGTCTGCACACGACGGAACCCTTTGGTTTGTTTTCGTAATTTTGGTTTAGTTATCGAGTTTCGTAATTAACTACGATATAAGATTTTTTCCGTGTTCGTAATGTTGACTACGaatgaagaattatttttcgCTGTTTCGTAACTAAGTAGTTATCAAACACGAATTTATTTGCCGTTTTAGACCAAAGGGACGGAACCACATCACACACAACCACATTTTGTAGGCACCATAACGCAACTGCAAAATGCTGCAGCGACACTATTCACACGTAACCCCAACTTGACCGCGTGGTGTGGTTGTGGTACGTGTGAAACAATCCTTACTAAAAACCACACGGGTTCCCTCCTGTCCATTGTGGGATGCCACGAGAATAGGAGAATGAACAGACACCCAGACGCCCCTTGCCGCCCCGGGATGGGGCCCCTCTCTGCACTTCAAGATAGTGGTGGGGCGCCGCGCCCCTGAACGATAATGCATGTGTAGGTGTAGTTGGCTAGGCAGTATGGGGATCGATGAGTATGGAATTCAATTTTacatgcagtttttttttattggcgaGGCTGGTGATAATGGATTTCAGTACATTTGTTGTACTCTTAAATAGGGAAGTGCTGTTTTGTTTGAGAGTAACAATGAGGCATTTCCCCTGATTTATTATAAATGGACACCGAAGCAATTTCCGAACAAGTTCCAGAAGCATTGTTAGAGCTATACATTACTACTTActttaatacttacctactatcgCAGTGTTATTCACATGCGCATTGACTATTCTGAATTTGGATCAAAGTTATTACCGTCTATTTGTACTTTTAATTCACGTTTCTCTCACAATGGGTCGGTTGCCAAACGAAAGTGTTAATTGTTCCCTTCACGCCACTAGTAGGTATTTTCCCAAAACCATTTAAACGTGACATCTTTCGCAGaactatataaaaaattactttgacGCGTTTTGAACCCAACCAGATGAAGGAAATGCGTCAGCATGTGTGGTGATGGGGTGCTGGTGATAGTTAggtaggtttgtgtgatttgtgtgtgtttgtacggtgtggaggtggaagaactgcatgaacgaaCATTTGTAGCATATAGACGTAGCTATATAATAAGAACGCGGATGAGCATAGTAATTGTTTCTATATAATTCATGGAAATGGACCTCGGCAGAGTAGGTAatacctgatttaataaataattatttttcgcaGATTCAATACGATCCAATACAATGGATTGGGGAAGCCGTGTTGCTCTGATTCTGATGTTATTCAGCGTCACTATATCTGGAGAGAATGACAGCACGGATTCaaggtaaaaagaaaaaaatgccaACGGAAgccgtttattaaaaaaaaagtattcacATACGAAAAATCcaacaagtgcgagtcgaactgtgtggaggtggagaaggTTCGGACACTGAAACATTGTCATTGTCTACTGTTGTTTTGCctccatatttaaaacacaCATTTCTTACAGGTTTTCCCGCAATCTGTAAATACTATTGAACTCATATTTCCCAACCCAGCCCAATTTTCTGGGACAAGAGGGAGGGTGACAGGAATGCCCCCTCCCCCCCTTCATATAAGCTTCTGTAAATCACGGCATGGTCACCTTCTACGAGTATTTAAATTACATTCGAATGGACTGATCAGAGGACCTAGTCGATAGCCTTATTCGATAACATATGATCACTGATttgcaattttaataatttcatttattttgcatTCTAGTACAACAGAGAATAATCCTGACCACGACCACTTGGCCTTTGCTGTAAACGAATTAGGATACAAATTAATGATGGAAACGATGAAGCAAAACACTGACAGCAACATAGTTATATCACCAACGGGAATCGCGGGTAagtaaaaatgtgaaagttctAGTCTGTTtggttgtttgttacctcttcacgtctaaaccgctgggCCAATTTAGATTGAATTCTGTGTACAggtagtttgaatcccggggaaggacattaaaatagtttttatcccgaaaaatttgtatttttagcgggatagcaataaacgaatgctacacggacgaagtcgcgggcaacgttAGTATGTAATTTCTTACCTAGCACCTTACTGCGCGTCCGTcatcatttcatcctcaccaccttgatggtTGGCAATCCAGCAAAGTCCGCTTTAATCGGAGATTTTTCCCACGCACGATTAAACTAATGGAACCAGCTTCCAAGGACCGCATTTCCTGGAGCAgtacaacttaaaaaaaacgatcCTATCAATCTCTcttaaagggccggcaacgtaCCTGTGACACTCTTAGTATTGCGGCGGTGCccgtccatgggcggcggtgattgcttccaaTCAggtgaaaagaaaagaaaagaaataacaGTTGTCTTTGGTTGGTGACAAATAAAGATAGGGACTACCGAACACACCCGTGGACTGGACAGCATTACCCTCCTGGATCCCCGGTCCTCACttgaacaaatttttattttctcacaTTAAGTAAGGGACACTTATTAATTAGATCTTTTAAAGAAATACCGGATTCGGCAAAATCACGATTCTTTGAAGACATACTagtttaaattatattgtaacggataactcacgtcttaaatcgagtttagcttgtcaagtttcgggctatttcgtagcccttcttcataggagcacgcgacGCGACGAGGGGCGTTTCGTCGGGCAGTTGCGCGAGCTGTGCccgtgtaagttttcggtacaaaatacgtctcggtCTCGATCgggttcgcgttaaaatctcaatttgtatggaaacacgaacatcgcaaacgttcggCTAGAGGCGCTATTCgtctttgcatacaaattggGATCTTAACGTGAACGCGACCGAgacgtatttattttgtaaccgaaaacttacactaagggcacagagcaGTGGCGCGTactcctatgaagaagggctacgaaatagcccgaaacatgtcgagctaaactcgatttaagacgtgaattatccgttacaataccatttaatatgagtgagtctcacggtaatttcatgttcaaaacatacTAGTTTGGTAAAGTATCAATAGTTTTTAACTTTGtagtttaactttaattaatgataattatatgtatatttttaaatcttgttatGCTATTCTGTGTTGTGGATGAATAgtcatttctattctattcttctAATAGTTTCGGCAAAATCACCTCCAGGATCCAGGAGTTAGTCCGTTTGATTACGAGTATTAGTATGAGAAAGAGGCGACGGCTAGAAACATGCACACTAACCTAGAAGTCCAGGACTCTTGTATTGGTTCATTACCTGTTGCCCGCTACTTTGTCTgtgaataattcgtttatcagGCACTATTTTTTATGGGattaagctgcgtttccaccagagatgtgcgaggatgcgttgcgaggaatgtgtcgttcatgaaccaatagaaacgcttcatttacctccccgcacagcaccgctctagtggaaacagctgagcgtagCAAGGCTAGCTAAAAGGTGatgtttacaaaatttcatggcaaTCAGTTTAGTAAAGGATAGGTAGTAAAGGATAAGAATtaaaattgtacctacattaGCTAAGGTAGAACTAAGAACTTTTGTCACTGTCTCTAATTGgaaacatttcaaactgtctcaATATTGCCGTCGATGTGATAAAGTCAAAGCTACTTTTGTTTGACTCACGCTCACGCTTCTACTCGTACCATCTGTAGATTGTTATTGTCTGAAGATTAAATAAATTGGTCTTTAAGCAAATAGCCGATCCCCGGCCGATTGCCCGGCTTTTCAATTTATATATGAACGGCCTCATCGTTGAGCTCAGTAGATCCAATGTAGGCTGTTCCATAGACGGAGTCGCCGTAAACAACATTAGCTATGCGGATGACATGGTTCTGCTGAGTCCATCGATCGGGGCCCTGCGTAGGTTACTGCGCACCTGTGAGTCATATGCGGAGGAGACCCACGGGCTCAAATACAATGCCTCAAAAAGTGAGTTCATGGTGTTTAGGGCGGGCTCCAAGTCATATCAATCAGTCCCCCCTGTAACCCTCAACGGAACTCCTCTGAACCGAGTAAAGGAGGTAAAGTATTTGGGCCACTGGGTCACCGAAGACCTGTGCGACAATCGGGACATTGAAAGGGAGCGCAGGGCGCTGGCTGTGCGTTGTAACATGTTGGCCCGTAGGTTCGCGCGATGTAGCGGAGACGTCAAGGTGACGCTGTTCAAAGCCTACTGCCAGTCGTTCTACACATGCAGCCTGTGGGTCAGCTACACGCAGCGTACACTGAGCGCCCTGCGCGTGCGCGTCCAGTACAACGACGCGTACAGGATGTTGTTCGGGCTGCCGCGGCACTGTAGCGCCTCGGCTATGTTCGCCGCGAGCGGCACGGACGGCTTCCACGCCATCATGAGGAGGCGCTGTGCTTCATTGCTGGCGCGCCTGCGCGGCAGCCCCAACACCATCGTGGACGCGTTAGTTGGCAGGTGGGATTCCCCAATGTTGCGGCACTGGATGCGGTGTCACACGCGGCCATTGGCGTGTATAATTTGATTGTTAGGTTTCTTAGatatgttgttttgttttattttattttattaacactagtCTAAGTATTGACCTTTATATGTACATATACTAACACCTATGGATGATGTGTGCCAAATGTACAATAGTccgaattaaatatttttgaatttgaatttgaatgaggTTGATAACTAACGTTTTTATCAAGTCCATCATAACTAACCGCTAAGAAGATGCTAACAtaacaaaatatgtttttcaaaTACGGATGGTAAGTAGAGCTAACTTGAGAACATTAAAATAACGTACCTAAGTACGACTTTTGTCGTTTGTGGTTACATTAGATCACCTGGAAACTACACAGCGCGGTACCAGTACGTTTCTTGCTTTTGATTTGCTAGTAATATAACTATTTACTACGTGACTCAAGTTCTTGGTATTCGGCTTTGCGAGAATACGTTACTATTTACAGCAGTTTTCGTTGACAGGTTTGCTCGCGATGACTCTACTGGGTAGCGCGGGAAGAACGTACGACGAACTCGCGACGGCACTCGGCTTTTCCCAAGGTAAGCCTTTTCGGAATTAACTTTACATAAACTATAAACACTATCTTGTAAACGGAATATATAGGAAGTACCGCGTACGTTCAGCGGAGTTCAATGTCATTTAGATAAATAATACCGAGTAGGTACGTGTAATCctgcaatatttaaacaattagTAGTTTACTTGAGTGTTTTAATGAATAATCGTTTACCTGCTTATGTCAAGGGCAAAGCTTTTATTGTTTTCATAGCGCACAAAAGCCCAAgaagtaagtaggtaaaatGTTTACGCAGTCACTTCTTTTGTTGCCATTAAACGTATGAAAGGGTTTTTACGTTAATTATGTTCTTATATATATAGTTTTGGTACCTATCATAGTGTATATTTTCCTTCGCGCCTAATGACATACAAAAAATCAAATGAAAACTCATTACTATCTAGTAGGTAGAGCTTGTCTAAACTCATTCAacagtttttttggaaataattcgatataatATAAGGCAAAGTTTTTGTATATGAGTTTTACGTGTCattttaagaacctatattttcgaatccaccaaaattcGGTCCCGGaataggtgattttttttatgatttttttgagCAAAAACGTTATCAGTTTGTAGACCCGCAACCAATATATCtaacaggaaattaaaaaaaaaccactaaagtgattatttcgtaatacgtCTAATTTTTATtaggagaaaaataaaatatggttttttaagtcacatattatcaagaaattggatttcaaataattatcgtttaaaatccaacaatagatatgattggaaattacgtattttgttaaaccgatataacattagcagcaaaaataagtacaaatag
This sequence is a window from Choristoneura fumiferana chromosome 10, NRCan_CFum_1, whole genome shotgun sequence. Protein-coding genes within it:
- the LOC141431968 gene encoding uncharacterized protein — translated: MNGLIVELSRSNVGCSIDGVAVNNISYADDMVLLSPSIGALRRLLRTCESYAEETHGLKYNASKSEFMVFRAGSKSYQSVPPVTLNGTPLNRVKEVKYLGHWVTEDLCDNRDIERERRALAVRCNMLARRFARCSGDVKVTLFKAYCQSFYTCSLWVSYTQRTLSALRVRVQYNDAYRMLFGLPRHCSASAMFAASGTDGFHAIMRRRCASLLARLRGSPNTIVDALVGRWDSPMLRHWMRCHTRPLACII